The DNA sequence attacataatctcccacggcacaccaaactgtatctcacggcacactgtgccgcggcaaagtggttgaaaaacactgctctagtaaTATAGTACCTCAAATGCACCTCAAATCAGAGTCGTgtgcaaagactataaaaatgggacccattacctccctgcttggcactcagcatcaagagttggaattgggggttaaatcaccaaaaatgattcccgggcgcagccaccgctgctgcccactgctctcctcacctcccagggggtgatcaagggtgatgggtcaaatgcagagaataatttcgccacacctagtgtgtgcgtgacaatcattggtactttaactttaactttaaagagaGTTTGGCCAACTAAAGAACAGACGCCATGATTGCTACCAATAACATGAGTAGCTGTGCCCGGAAGCATACATTGAGGACGttagttttcctgacaaaataaaCCATAATAATACGTCAAAATATAGatttaaacatactccagctcataaacttatgataaaacatgcttttattttgtcaaaatataattttgcGGCTGTATTTGATGCAATCCGCAGTGTTTAGTGTCAAGCAGGTTGTCCCGACGGcgcaaaaaaactttaaaaaaaaaatacacagaacaaTCAAATAAAGGTACTATCCTACTTTTGCCAAAATCCTCATTACCTTTGGACCAACACTCACTGAGAAATTGTGACTTGTGTGAAATATGTCAATTGTGGTGGCTGCATCctatgtatttgtaatcactgtatcCATCACTTGTTACGtaatattctaactgatctttaatAAGTGTACATTTGTAGATAGTTCCCCAAATGTCTGCACGTTaacttatttgtattagcttttgtgtgtttATCTCGCACAAGACACCATAGTTGGTGGCTCTCCAGTGTTGATGGTGAACCTTCATTTCCCATACATGTCTTCTTTCCACGTTGTTAGGAAAGCGATGTAAAAGCTTTGCACAATTATTGTTGGTGGAGCAGCCCCATGCTGCGCAACCAGGGCATTCTTACACAGGTCGAAAAAGTAACAAGGATGCGCCGCAAACACATAGCATGAGCTCAAAGTtaatagcagtcatggcgccctgtagtcacgtgactgCCTTTTGACCGATCATTGAGGAGATCACCTGAAATCAGGTTGGCCATAATTCTCTCTGCCTCAAATCAGTCGTGTAACTGTTTAGTTTTGAGCAAATGAATTATGTGTATTCAAGTAACAAATTAGTGTGTgaatgatgataacaaccaaacctaaccccccccccccctccacaccccgaattgtaaataatgtaaataattcaatgtatacaccctgatgattatcttgtgtgatgactgtattatgatgatagtatatatgatagtatatatctgtatcatgaatcaatttaagtggaccccgacttaaacaagttgaaaaacgtattcgggtgttaccatttagtggtcaattgtacggaatatgtacttcactgtgcaacctactaataaaagtctcaatcaatcaatcaatcaatcaatgtgagtgtggaatgttgtctgtctatctgtgttggccctgcaatgaggtggcgacttgtccagggtgtaccccgccttccgcctgattgtagctgagataggctccagcgcccccccccccccccgcgaccctgaagggaataagcggtagaaaatggatggatggatggatggatggatggatggatggatggaagtaacaaattaaaacattttcctcttgacaaaaatgttgaaaatattggcttttttttaaattagcaaaATGATGCAAGCATGTAATTTATTGCaattaactgtgattaatcaaaatttagAAGTGTGATTAAAGAAaacaggtaacactttagtatagagaacacatatttaccattaattagttacttattaacatgcaaattagtaacatattggctcttaataaattaaagttaaagttaaagtaccaatgattgtcacacacacactaagtgtggcgaaattattctctgcatttgacccatcacccttgatcaccccctgggaggtgaggggagcagtgggcagcagcggtggccgcgcccgggaatcatttttggtgatttaacccccaattccaacccttgatgctgagtgtcaagcagggaggaaatgggtcccatttttatagtctttggtatgactcggccggggtttgaactcacaacctaccgatctcagggcggacactctaaccacaacacTGAGTCGGTATTGATTGATTaatgagtcattattaagtacttattaatgccttattctgcatggccttattatacaaccagtaagccattaactaagagtcttccctcaataacctcagaattattgtttattagtaaccctaaccctaaccctaacccttatatgttcccctagtgtccaaataactctaaattaagtctttgttactctgataagcaactaattaatggtgaatatgttccccatactaaagtgttaccagaaaACATTAATTATCTACAATGTAAAGCAGTTTATAACGATGCTTGCCTGTATATTTTCATTAATGTTGGACATGAACAAAACATTGAAAACTTTAACTTTTCTTGTCCCTTACACAGGACAAACATGTCTCACTGGGTTTTAGTTCTACATGAGCAAATGCTATAGCACTGTAGGTGTTGAGCAGCATTAATTCTAGCACACAAACTGTCCATATCTTACTATGCTGGCCTCTAAGTGGTATATTCAGATAGATTACACCTTAACTAGCAAAAAAAACACAGCAATGGATTAGCAAACGTCACTGTTGATTTATGCTGGGGGAGAAAACATGACTATCCTTCAAGATGACAGACAGCAAATGGtatgagtatgtgtgtgtgtgtgtgtgtgtgtgtgtgtggggtgtgtgCTCTGCTTTGTGGAAATGAGAAGGAAAACTAGCATTCTTCATCACGCACCCTCCCATACCTCTCCTCGCTTGTTTGGCTCTTTAAAAGCTGCTGCCAGTGGTATCTGTCAGCCTCATTATCACCATTTCTTGGCTTGAGCAAATTGCTAGCCACTTTTCAAAGCTGAGTGGGAAATAAACCAAAGGAGGCTTCATTCAGAGGTCCTCGGAGGCATCAACAAATCAAGCTCTTGGACAACTTTCAAGGATGCGTTTATGTCTGAATGTGCTGGGGCTGCTTTTCCTGCAGGCAGGCCTCTCAAGCCCCAGGCCGCCAACTACGCCGTCCAGAGGATGTCCTGGGTGCAAAGGGAAGCCTTCCCAAACGCTGGGAGATTTAAACGTCACCACTCTGGCCCTGGGAGAGCCGTGTGGGGTCTACACTCTGAGCTGTGCCAGCGGCCTGCGTTGTGCACCTGCGCCAAGCGACCCCAGACCCCTCCGCGCCCTGCTGGAGGGCAGAGGGGTCTGCAGCAATGTCAGCGTCATCAGCTGGACGGAAAATAGCCAGACTGCAGGTAAGGTGGATAATGCTGGATAAATGCAGCAGTTCTAGTAAATGCTGTATGATTTTTAAGACGAGAGTTTAATGATCAGTGATGATATTTTGTCTTTAGATCCAGCACCAACTGAGGATCCAGAGGAGGTGAGTACAGTGTTATCCTCTGTGATTATGATATCGTTAATGATTAGTCTTACTAAAGTGCTTTTCTCTCACACAGGCCCCATGTCGAAAGCTACTGACAACACTTATTAGAAGCCTGGATAGCTATTTATTCAAATCACATCATGATATCTACATGCCCAATTGTGACAAACGTGGCTTTTTCAGAAAGAAGCAGGTGAGTGTTTGAGTATTATAGTTGATCTCAAGGCTAAATTAATAGAACCAAtaagattgattgataaaatcaTACTGTATCATGTTTAATCATGAAACACAATTATTTTATTTAGAAAGTAGCAGTCTATTGGGGGTGGTGCATCTCAATAAACGTGTTCAATTTTATTCCAGACATTTTTTGGCTCTCATTTGCTAATTATAGTGCCAACTACTGAATAACACAATATTGAACTTTTTGACATTTTCCTTACATTTTGTGAAATACTGAATGTGAAGTTGATATAACTACCTCTAACTTATATCAAGTGagaaagtaaaaaatactttattacaatattttactCGGTGTAtatattttagtaattttttaaataacttttcaaATAAATGTACTTTTCCCAAGATTTTCAATCGAGATGCCCTGTATTTCCCAACTCGTTGTACATTattattcaataaaaataattacTTCTTTCCCctacaaataaataattatgtTTGGTTATATACTCTTTAACCcttgtgcaacgttcatattgttgttactcagccagcgtttgtgggtctgatggacccgttgcattttgtggcttttaatgcctcacattcaaacatttttatgttaaaatactgaacagatgtttatttgttgccacaaaatgcaacgggtccaccagacccacaaacgctggctgagtaacaacaatatgaacgttgcacggaaaatttctctgccagtttctgcatcccacagggattcttcttttgtgtttctgcacctgcggttcccacacaaggttgcaacattgtttgtcaacactgtctgctctcattttctcacacatttgaccctctgatgttccgtgtacctacactctgtcctcctccagtctaggcctgctgtgtgtgtgtgtgtgtgtgtgtgtgtgtgtgtgtgtgtgtgtgtgtgtgtgtgtgtgtgtgtgtgtgtgtgtgtgtgcgtgttcttgtatttctacccttcttgagacatcaacaagaaaaagtaccttccatatgaggaccagtgaacaagttaggaccgaaatcatggtaccTATACGGAAACCCATTgtctctaatagagagccaaatactagagtccgtgaacattgctccaaagtcaggattttttgttgatttaaatgtgcatacacaagtaaacattgacaggtgcaaaggcagcaatatatgataaagcaagatggcagctaaagaaggacttccctattcatccccgaaaaaacccgccaggtgaacaactgcttttacgacttccggtgctgacgtaagacaacccgcgtcccatatgtgaccatgggatgaacaaatacactacgttactaagactatagttgccatcaacagttagcttctacagctgggtttcccaaagtgcggcacaggggccatctgtggtctgtgactcatttgtcatcggccttaagcacattacaaaaaacaaaaactagaaatctcattttcacccctggtggtgaaatctatcaaaattagggtggtcccaaaaagtagggatttttcaaattgattgtgtgtcagttctaaaagtgctccccctcaggtcaacatatgaaataacaagtgtgtgtaaacattttaagtgctccccctttggccaacatttgtaataacatgggtgtgtaagaaattgaaatgcgccttctttggccaaaattaatttaaaaaaattaataaatatgtatatagagacatactgtaataacttgaagtaaataatgaagattaaaaaccaattacaaacaaaaaacaaaacaaaaattactaaaagcttaccttttttatatttgcatagtatgtaaatattattaatgttgtaaatacaaatctttatatatctagaaacagtggttctaaagaggtaggcatttttcagaggtctcaaggaagtaacaaatacaagactgtgtgtgcgtgcgtgtgtgtg is a window from the Nerophis lumbriciformis linkage group LG28, RoL_Nlum_v2.1, whole genome shotgun sequence genome containing:
- the LOC133570900 gene encoding insulin-like growth factor-binding protein 6, with product MRLCLNVLGLLFLQAGLSSPRPPTTPSRGCPGCKGKPSQTLGDLNVTTLALGEPCGVYTLSCASGLRCAPAPSDPRPLRALLEGRGVCSNVSVISWTENSQTADPAPTEDPEEAPCRKLLTTLIRSLDSYLFKSHHDIYMPNCDKRGFFRKKQCWSSRGKKHRGRCWCVDESGMPVTSYKHKDSLAC